In Alkalimarinus alittae, the DNA window CAAGCTTATTTTAAAAAACTTCATCCCCTTTGGAACGGCCGTTGTAAAAAAACAATGTTTTGACGACATGGGGCTGTTTGATGAAAACCTCCCAATGGGAATCGACTGGGATTTATGGCTACGGTTTTCAACCCGCTATAAAATAATGTACACCCCCGCTAAGACCTATATATACCGAATATGGCCTGGACAAATGTCGTCTAATTACCGTGGTCGTTATCACCATGCCGAACTAATAATGAATAAATTTATTCGTAATTACCCTGGGGTATTGTCACAAAAGCTCATTAACCGTGCATGGTCAGATACCTACAACAGTAAAGGTATGGCCATAGCCAAAGCAGAACAAACCATAAAAGAACCCCTTAGTAATATTGTGACCGCGCTTCGTCACGATATTAAATATATACCGGCATGGAAGTCGTTGGTAAAAATAATCATACGTAGAACGCGTTAGGCAGGGAAGATGAAGTCAGTAAAAAACGTAGCCTATACGATCGGGAAAACACTAGGCGGTGTTAAGGTACTCAAGTACCTGGCACGTAATCATCCGCGCATATTAATGTATCACCGCATACGTGCTACGGCAGAAGGTGATGGCATTCATGTTGATGTTTTTCGACAGCAGATGGAAGTACTAGCAAGAGACTTTAATGTCGTCTCGCTCGAATCGCTATTACAGCTAGCTCATAATAACCAGCCCTTACCCCAGCATGCCGTGGTGATTACCTTTGATGACGGCTATGAAGACTTTTATCTTAATGCCTTCCCCATATTACAGTCGCTTGCGTTACCAGCCACTGTATTTGTGACCACCGGGTTTGTGAGTGATGAAACCTGGCTTTGGCCCGA includes these proteins:
- a CDS encoding glycosyltransferase family 2 protein, whose translation is MNSNPLVSIVLASYNMGHYLPESVRTVLAQTYENIEVIIIDDGSTDDTEEQIKPLLADSRLRYIKQENQGQPKAKNNGIKACKGEYIAFCDGDDLWAPDKLELQLPLFKQDPDVGVVYSEVSYIDDKGNPLDKEQPYERYSGMVTDKLILKNFIPFGTAVVKKQCFDDMGLFDENLPMGIDWDLWLRFSTRYKIMYTPAKTYIYRIWPGQMSSNYRGRYHHAELIMNKFIRNYPGVLSQKLINRAWSDTYNSKGMAIAKAEQTIKEPLSNIVTALRHDIKYIPAWKSLVKIIIRRTR